A genomic segment from Chitinophagaceae bacterium encodes:
- the alc gene encoding allantoicase, whose protein sequence is MVNEKVKEVFKDEPLFTKLTDLAAEKLGGKTLYCTDDFFAEKENLIKPGRGVFIAEKFTDRGKWMDGWESKRKRIAGHDWVVIQLATQGIIKGLDIDTNFFLGNHPPFASVEAVNIDNKTEVENWDELPWVEVVSKNSLDAGSHNYFEVVNENIFTHLRLHIYPDGGVARFRVYGNVFIDWSKVAENEEIDLASVLWGASPLACNDMFFSSMENLLLPGKGINMGDGWETKRNRTANNKDWVIIKLGIPGVIDKIVVDTAHFKGNYPDCCTLEACNCHNDKDVLEDKVNWVTILPSQKLEADAEHTFEKEIAQNPVCTHVRLNIFPDGGVSRLRLWGKKQAY, encoded by the coding sequence ATGGTTAACGAAAAAGTAAAAGAAGTTTTTAAAGATGAGCCACTATTTACGAAACTCACCGACCTGGCCGCCGAAAAACTTGGCGGTAAAACCCTGTATTGCACCGATGATTTTTTTGCCGAAAAAGAAAATCTTATAAAACCCGGCCGTGGGGTTTTTATTGCCGAAAAATTTACCGACAGGGGTAAATGGATGGATGGCTGGGAAAGCAAGCGCAAAAGGATTGCCGGCCATGATTGGGTAGTAATTCAACTGGCAACCCAGGGCATTATAAAAGGTTTGGATATAGATACAAATTTTTTCCTGGGCAACCATCCTCCGTTTGCTTCTGTGGAAGCTGTAAATATTGATAACAAAACCGAAGTGGAAAATTGGGATGAACTACCCTGGGTGGAAGTAGTTTCCAAAAATTCTTTGGATGCAGGCAGCCATAATTATTTTGAAGTGGTAAATGAAAATATTTTTACGCATCTGCGGTTGCACATTTATCCCGATGGAGGAGTGGCAAGATTCAGGGTTTATGGAAATGTGTTTATAGACTGGAGCAAAGTAGCTGAAAATGAAGAAATAGACCTGGCTTCTGTTTTGTGGGGCGCCAGCCCATTAGCTTGCAACGATATGTTTTTTAGTTCTATGGAAAACCTTTTATTGCCGGGCAAAGGCATTAATATGGGCGATGGTTGGGAAACCAAAAGAAACCGTACTGCCAATAATAAAGATTGGGTAATTATTAAACTGGGCATACCCGGGGTTATAGATAAAATTGTTGTGGATACGGCACATTTTAAAGGCAACTATCCCGATTGCTGCACTTTAGAAGCCTGTAATTGCCATAATGATAAAGATGTATTGGAAGATAAAGTAAATTGGGTTACTATTTTGCCTTCGCAAAAATTAGAAGCCGATGCAGAACATACTTTTGAAAAAGAAATTGCCCAAAATCCAGTTTGTACACACGTTCGCCTCAATATTTTTCCCGATGGCGGCGTAAGCAGGCTAAGGTTGTGGGGTAAAAAACAAGCATATTAA